The following DNA comes from Camelina sativa cultivar DH55 chromosome 14, Cs, whole genome shotgun sequence.
ATTAAGTCCCGATCACCTGCAAGAGCTAAGACAGGGACACTGGTTCCGGGAAGATGATCCTTGTAGAAAAATTTACCACTACGATCACGTAAGCCTCCCTCTCGAAAGGCTGTTGTCAGCTGAATAAGAAGTTTTGCAGGTATGGTACCTAGATGTATGAAAACAGAGAAACTTAACTCGTTAAAATCACCATAGAGGAAGCAAGAAATAAAGGAAGCAACTATGGCTTGCAAAAATAATCTTATGACAATACATTTCAGGTATCTAATAGTAActgtttcattatttttcttcttaatgtAGATATACACCTAAACcacattcaaaaatattgcattAAAAACTCACATATATAAATGGGATCAACTGTTTTTACTTACAGAAGTTATTCAAGACAAGCTTTTCTAACATTTCAGGGTGCATCATATCTGTTGATGATATCAAATCGTTAAGCCAAGATAATACATATGGAGGACGTGTTGAAAGAGGAAAAGCGGCAGCCAACAGAGCGCCCAACGGAACAACTGGAACACTCAGAGCTTCTGCAGGATTGGCCTGTAATAGAAGTTTATAGTAAATTAGCTACAAAAGAACTTAGTGGCACATCAATTCTTGTCGAAGATTCCAGAGTAGAGTGATATGACATAAAGTCACGTACAAGAGGTATGAGCAATTTGAGTGCAGAATCTGAGGTTGTGTAATCAACTGATGATGCCAGAGTTGCCACAGCTGCCACGGAGGGTTCTCGTCCTTCAAAAGCTAACAAAATGGAATAGAAGAAATGAATGCCGGCTTAAATATATGAGCGTCTGTAATCAAGAATAATGAAATCTaatggaaaaccaaaacccaattgAAAGATGAATATTATCATACCACAACGTGACAGCATTGCATAGAGTAGGATACCCCCCATGGAGTGCCCAATTGCAAATAGTTTACCATCCTTGGGCTTGCATTGCGCTCTTACATACTCAATCTATAGCAAACCAAAAACGGAACACCAAGTTCAGTAACAAATCCAGAGGCGATTATGCGAAGGAGTCAGCAAGATGAATGTTGCCTCACCGCAGCAGGGACATCCTCTTCCAGGTAGTGATCAAAATCCCAGTCATATTTAACTATCAAATCCAGTTGTTTCTGAAAATCTTCAATGGTTGTAGTGAGGCGCTCTTGTAAATCAATCAATGGAGGCGAGACAGACTTCTGACCATCGTCGAAAAGATTAACAAGGCGCTGGGCCAATTCTCTGATTTGGCTAACAAGTCCTGAGTTTTGCTTTGACTCAATCAGACTCAAAAGCTTCGATCTAATGTCATTAAAGCGCTCGTACAGCTGTGTATCATCTACAAGCATTGCAATTTTGTCAAATAACTTAGCAGACATGAACACTGACTGACCTTCACTGAGAAAGCCAGACAGCCTTTCTGACAAACGCATGAACGTTGATGTCAATCTCGACACAAGTTGTGACTCGTCCCAAGCCGTGGTGGCTTCACCAACATCAACTGGAACATCCGACGCTGGTGCACTGTCCACGATTTCAGTAGCCTGCTTTTCATCAGAACAAGTATCATCTTTACCTGCAGCAGCTCTAGCAGTAGACTCCATCTGATTAGACAATTGGTGAGCAGAGTCCTCCACATCTTTAAGATCAGATACTCGTGTACTCAACCCGGCTCCACGAACTTCGAGAATCCACGTCTCAAATCCCTGAGTAGACATGTGTCTTGCAAAAGAACACTGCAATGACATCAACCGTATTGCTCAACAATAAAGGTACACTAGTACTTCCTCTTACGGTAGTTCACTACACTAAACGTATTACGTATCAATGTAAATTAAAGGGAAGAGCAACATACACCAGGAGATAAATCGTAACCGATGGCATTAGTTCCTACTCCAGACAATAGTAACAACGGATGATTCCTCGTAGGAGCCTGAGAGAAGAAAATACTAATTCTTGATCCCAAAGAAATTGCAAGAAAGGTGGTAAGTGAATTTAAAAGAGAACCTGAGGAGGAGGCAAGTAACGCCAGAGAGCGAGACGCCAATCGCTGTTAGGAACAGAGACGTAATGAAGCTCGTCGGCAGTGCAAAGAGACGGTTTCGTGGGGAGCttaacagaggaagaagagaaacaacatCTCGGTGGTGGAAAAAGCGACGTGCGGTGACGGAAAGAAGGAGGAGCGACGGTGGTGACGGGACGGAAGAAAGAGACGGTGGAGGAAGCCCAGCGGAGAGCTGAGCGGATCTCCAGAGGGAATTGAGGAGGCATGGTGGACATGGCACTGACAGATTCAGCCAGatttggaaattaaaaaaaattggtgactCGGTTTCACTTTACCTCTTCCGGCGTGTTTTCAAGGATCGTCGTCATTCATCTTCTCCGGTACACGTGGAGAGACGACCAAATGTGCTGTGCGATGAATTGTTGAAGACGTGacactttttgttattttgaccGCTATAATACTTACTGGGCCTTTTAAAATTACAAAGCCCAAATTTacagttagatttttttttatggcctTTGGGTGGTGCGTTGAGGTGAGGACAAGGAAGGTATAGTTgtaaagtgagttttttttttggtgtccaATCATATATTGATTTGTATTTTAGCTaatacacaaataaataaataagtaaaaagagaaatgttggacaatttttaaaaaagttatgtttaaatcaataaaattagaTCATATATCACTATATTTACTATATACTAACCAAGATTAATAAAGTCAGATTTGatttcatttacaaaaatatagttttatccactaaattaaatatattgcaAGTAAACTTAAACATTtgtaactaaatttatttttagattagcttctatatttttggattaaatCATTATATTGAGTTCTCTAGTAATGTTACTTATGAAATATGATATactgatacaaaaaaataataataaaaaaaaaaaaaaagcaaaagcagagAGGTCGGCTTGCTTTTTTCTTTATggaccaaaaccaaaacacatcTTTACTCTTTCCTTGCTTTGAATTTTTCCTGAGAAACTCATAGAAAATCTCTGTTTCCCGCTTTCTCCATTCCAATTTCGCGCGACAAAGAGAGTGTGGAGACGCTGCCTCGTGCGTTTCCGGCGTCGGACTTCCTCTCATTAATCCCAAACGCCAAAAAAAGGTACACACTGACTCATCGTCTTCTCTCTTATCCACCAATGGGTTGGTTCTTTGAAACGCAAATTATAATGGAAGAATTGAGAGACATTCTAGTGTTACTGTTTTTGGTAGCCATCGTGCATTTTGATTAGTGATTACTGGTATTGTTATAAGCCGACacttgaaacttgaaagctCTTACTGAGTGTTTGGAGCAAGTTCccttttggttttctaaaaagGTTTATAATTTGGCAGCTTTCATCATAAACCCTAGTtttgaagttatttttattGGACCTGTTTATGCATAATTGCTTCTCTTTTGTGAAATTATAGATTTAAAAAAGCATGCCTGAAATTCAATTGGGTGCTCATACGATAAGATCCCATGGAGTCACAGTGGCGAGGTTCCACATGCATGACTGGCTCATTCTTCTGCTGCTTATCGTCATtgaaattgttttgaatgtcaTCGAACCCTTTCATCGCTTTGTTGGTGAGGATATGCTCACTGATCTCAGATACCCTCTTCAAGACAATACCATTCCCTTCTGGGCTGTCCcggtatatatacattttggaaccctttttatattaatactaACTCTTGGAGCTGCTTTACATAAGAGTGTTTTTTTCGTGACAGTTGATAGCTGTTGTGCTCCCCTTTGTTGTCATTGTTGTTTACTACTTCATCAGAAATGATGTTTATGACCTGCATCATGCAGTTTTAGGTACCTCTTTCTTCTTACAATggtgtttcatttttttagaattatttgtAGCTCTTGAATTTGAGGTGTGTTCTCCTCTTGGGCTTTTATTCAGGTCTTTTATTCTCTGTACTCATTACTGGTGTCATAACCGATGCTATAAAGGACGCTGTAGGTCGACCTCGTCCTGACTTCTTTTGGCGTTGTTTCCCTGATGGTATAGGGGTAAGCAACAGCTCATCTCCTTACTTACACTTTTAACGCcatgaataatttttaaaattggttgAAGTTGTGGTGTTCCATGAAATTGTAGATCTTTCACAACGTCACAAGGGATGTTCTGTGTACTGGAAATAAGGATGTGGTCAAAGAGGGACACAAAAGCTTCCCCAGCGGGCACACGTCTTGTAAGTGGGttatctttgagcttcttgtgTCATGAGAGAACTCTGTGCTGTCGAAGGGTTAATGTGACCGTTGCGGATCCTAACGACTTAGTCTTTTACCTGCAGGGTCATTTGCTGGTCTAGGATTTCTAGCGTTGTACTTGTCTGGGAAAATTAGGGTGTTTGACCAGAGGGGGCATGTTGCAAAGCTCTGCATTGTATTCCTACCTCTACTGGTTGCAGCATTGGTTGGTGTATCCCGAGTTGATGACTATTGGCATCACTGGCAAGATGTATTTGGAGGATCTATCataggtttgttttgtttttctttatccACGTATTCAACCTTAACGTGAGAAACAAAACTGATGGAGGACACATATGTGTTTCCTGCAATGTCCAGGATTAACGGTGGCTACGTTTTGTTATCTGCAATTCTTCCCTCCTCCGTACGATCCAGATGGTTTGTGACTGGGGAACCTCTTCTCTTCAAGATAAAGTCAATTTGACTTGATTTGATATTAAGGAACACTTATCTCGATATGGACTGCTTCGCTTTCAGGTTGGGGAACTCATGCGTACTTCCAGATGCTCGCAGACTCGAGAAACGATGTCCAAAATTCAGCAGGGATGAATCATCACAGCGTGAGGCAGACAGAACTGGAGAACGTGTACGTTGATCGAGATGAGACCTCCATGGACATACCAAGAAGCAGCAACACGCGAGACACAACCCGTATGCTTGAGAACCTCTAGACTGTCTTGTACTTCAATTATATCAATCTTAGTTGTGTATTTGGGTTAGGCATTGATACTTCTAATCACAAAGGCCAATAAATTGTTGGAAGCCCATTAGCTAAAAGCTTAAAACCAGATCCCTTATaaacgagaaaacaaaaaaaaaacgctagAAGGAGGGCTTGAACCTCCGACCTCTAACCATCTGAGCTATTCCAGCTTTCTGATTTCACTTTCTCAtctcatatatttaattttatattcataaaaaaaaatctgtatatgCAACCTTactagattatatatatatatactacgaTCAATCACatattatatgataagaattcaTGAATAATTTGATAAACGAATGTTAGTGTTACATATTATTTTCCTTCTTGTCAAAAAAGGTAAAATCCGAAAGTGATATTTGTGGGGATCGAGGCCCATGCGCATCCCTTACAGAATGACCCAGTCCGATTGGCCTTTTCCTTAATTTTAggatatttcataattttctaatttacattTCACACTCTTTTTATCCCTTTGAGTATCCAATGATTGCTTTTTCGAATATTTTATAGCCATTTTAACTAGcaacatttaaaaatatgagTCATTTTATTCAGGCTTTTGATAAATTTGTCCAATGAGATATGCACTCTACGTCTTGGATTCCTCTTAAAGTTATTCCTTTTTCTTCCCACTTTTACTTTTACCTTTGTTGAATTTTGCAGAACCCTTCCTACTACtttgatattaacaaaaaaaaaaaaaactctatggAATTTGGATTacatttgtaaacaattttaatcATCGTGTATTAGTTATCTGAGTAATGGGGTTAGTCTAATTAAGTAGTAGCTTTCTGTGGtatataaaaacttgaaaacaatgGGTTAGTGGAGAGATTTCATTTCACCATTCTTGGAACGACACTGAGTTAATCCTAAGGgtataaaagaaaagatgatcaAGAACTCGTTATTCATATGCATCATAAGAATGTATTTTTATGTAGAAAGCATTTAAGCCTGAATCTTATTATTGATATTCGATATCTCAAAGTGTAACATCTATTTACGCATAAGAATATGATTATGGCTTAAAGCAATCCCTTTGACTTCCGTGAGACACACACACCCTCCTCGCCTCCTATACTACTAATAGGGAAAAGGTGTTTGTTCACATATTACATTACATTTAGCGTTATTTTAGATCATTTAAAGTAACAAATCGATTGAGGaacaaacaaataacaaagaCGACCAACGTAACAATAAAGGAAGACAAATGAATGACGCAGAAAGTGCGTTGTGATGATGCAAATCAGTCTAATCTGAGTAGTGCGGTGTGTGAGCGGCCAGGATTGAGATAGGCGTCGTCAGGAGTGGTCCCAGTTTTACGGTAAGAGTGGAGGGTCAACgtaaatagatataaagttGTTACCTTTTTGTCTATTTAGTCACTAAAGAGTAAAGATGTTTGACaatttttgaaataaagttTACGACACGATGAGACTAAGACTGAGAACCCACCTGTGACTAATCACCCTAATGCACACCTCCACTTCAACGTTTTGGTTTCTTGTATCCTGAGTgccttttaaaaatgtttatttgatCATAATCAGAAAGGCTACAACAATGAGTTTAGTTTGTACGTTGAGAATAATTTGCGAATCTATTAATGCATCAGCTCGTCAAGACGATAAGTGCATTGGGTGATGAATATCACAAAAAGCACACAAgagcatgcatatatatatatatatatatatatgtgtgtgtacaATATAAAGAGAACGTTCGGCGACTTGATGACCAAATGAGAACGCCCCATGTCTATATTTGTCTGCTCATTACCTAACATCCAAATCTATATTCAACACTTcctcataaattttttttagggaTACACTCGTACACAAAAACTTATATTCAGTTCATAACAAATATACAAGGTTAACAGTATAAACAACGATATTAGTAATGACTAGTATGTAAGataaataaatcagaaaaaataaGTACAGTCCaactttatatatgtttgaacGGAAAATCGGTAATTTCATACCCCAGCTAAGTGGGTATGTTCAATTCCTACACAATGTTTAACTTTGTGCAAATCTATAcattaagttaaataaaatttaaattcagaaCCCAAACTCTTCAAACTGTGCTAATACATACCTAAGTCGTAACGATGTTAAGAAACTGTTAACGGCTTCTGACGTGGACGCCACgtatgaaacgacgtcgttttgaaaaacaaaaacaaaaaaacttcttttggtcaaaacgatgtcgtttccttccttcttcttctttctctttcccaACTCGCGTTTGTTCAATTCTCGACTCTGGTTTCTTCTATTCTATCAGAAAGTTGAATTCATATCTAAGCAGCTTTTACACTTAACATTCCATTAGAGTATTAATTTGttgcctttttatttttattatcgaCCTCTCAGGAAAAAAagtctccttctcttctctctctctatcttcaaAAATTGAAATCTCTCAGAGCCTCCCCATCCATGTTTCtcatttcctgagaattttcTTCTCGAGAATTTAACCCAGCTCCAAttattgtttcaatttggcaAATCCAATTTTATATGTGAATGAGAAATTATTAGGTTTTTCCTAAGAAGGGCTgtgatgaaattttattttataaatatgtagaATTGATTCTTCTTAGTAAGTTTATTATAATTGTAGTTGAAAGAactcttggtttttttttgtctttgtgtaTTGAACAAGTTCATATTGGCTCACATACTTTTACTTATTATTTCGTTTATGGAAATGCTGGCTACCCGTGTTCAAAGATTTATGATCATTACCATTTGGAACTCAGAAGCGGAGAGAACAAAACATACATGTCTCCACTTTGAAATCTCCAGCGCCGATCCGATTTTCGTCAAAGGCTCTTGGTATCACTCTCGTTTTGATATCTCCGTCACTGATGGCTCCTCCTCTTGGATTTGCAATGGTAAATAAAACTCCTAAATTCACATTGTCACTAATCTTTTTCTCGGATTTGACGTTTCTTTGGGGTTTTAATCGGAATTGAAGCAATGGAAGAGGAGCTTTCGGAGTGAgcgaaagaaggaagaaaaagaaggaaggaaacgtcgtcgttttgaccaatttttttttcttcttttcaaaacgacgtcgtttcatatGTGGCGTCCACGTCAGAAGTCGTTAACAGTTTCTTAACACTGTTACGACTTAGGTATGTATTATACAGTTTGAAGAATTTGggttgtaaatttaaattttatttaacttaatgTATGAATTTGCACAAAGTTAAATATTGTGTAGGAATTGAACATACACTTTTAGCTGAAGTATGAAATTACCAATTTATACAAATGAAAGAGAGCATTTGGTAGAGCGAGGAAAAGAAGGAAGCTGCACAACACTCAAAGCTAAGACTGTTCCACTATCTCATCTACGTGCCTTTCTATGCACCCCTTCCTAATAAGCATTTCACAAATTATTCTACTCTCATTATCTATATTTTAACAACCATGCTTACTCTTTACACTGTAAAAAAGGGTTTTAGGGAAAACATACATACCCAAGAGGCTCGGAGAACGAAGTTATATAGAATTCTTTCACATCCcccaagttaaaaaaaattcacttttaCCCCTCAACGTCATACTAAACTCCAAAACCCGCCCCAAATTGTGTGTCAATCACTTGAATATCATTTGCTAATACAcaatcatattaatttttttatatacaaaaaaggGGAGGGACAACCTCCTTGACCCTTTATATAAGACCCACTCATCATTCCATCCTTTTGCATATTGCCTACTATatcaatcttcttcctcttatttAGTTTGCtgctttttataaatatataaccaagTCTTTACTTTCAGAGGACAGCTATGGTGTctacagaagaagatgaagatatggAGAAAAGGGAGATGGCAGgtgttttatatatgaaacaatgATGACAACATACTATAGATGGTTTGGAGAAAGATGGGCTTTGCAATAGTTTACGCTCTTTCATAGAAATGTAAGTCTGGGGAGAGCGAGATTATTGCATTGCTTTGCAGCTGGGGAATCGAAGGTTACTGGTccgattttttttccttacccgaaaaaaatcattcttatatctttttacttagtgtttgtttgtatgtgtgaGTGGATTTActctataattattttcatgttATGTTATATGAAATTGTTGAGTGTCCTTGTGGTGATGGTTACTGTCaactaaataaattagataCTTTAGTAGCATTTACATAAAATCTTGAGGAATTTGAATTGCTTTCGTTTAATTGTGTCTCGTTTTCCAGTTACGCCAACTAAAGAAGTTTTATAAGACGTTTTGAGTTGGTAAGATTAGCTAAGAAAATGAAATCCATTTCccatatatacagtatatgtatGTAGAAAAATGTTGAAGATGAATGATGGATTAATACAATTTTATCTTGTGTGTGTCTCATCAATATCAATGGGAGCCAAAAATAAGGCTAATGTAGAATTGTTAACAAGCCTATATTCCCACAACTGAGtttgaaaatgtaatttttataagCTCATATTGTTTGTGTGCTATCGTTATAAATTAACAAGCCCACACATTTCTCTGAAAAGACACCTGAGATTTAATTGGATCCACAATAGTTGTTTCCATAAGTTGGTAAAAACTGCAATAAAAAATCCTCTCGAACTTCAAAAACGTTCAAATTCTAGATGATTTTTAGTTGAAGTGGCTAACTTGTAAATGTAGTGAATGAACTTCAATATCCTTAGGGTGAATCTTGAACTAGATCACTCATTAATCATCTACAAAGTGATCAGTCTTCACTGGTTCGTTAGTGAATAAAAACATGAATCTGAATCTTGAACTAGATCACTCATTAATCATCTGCAAAGTGATCAGTCTTCACTGGTTCGTTTTAGTGAATAAAAACATGAATCTGATATAGAAAAACTCTTATAAGACATCTGTCTCCAATGTCCATCCTTAACTTTACACGTACATATTGAGGTGTGTTGTAATTAATTTCCCCTTATCCCCAAATTTATCAAGCCAAGCTACTTAAATACACAAATCCCCAAATTCTTGAAACAAGTCATAACCAAAATTTACTACTACTCTCTGTAATGGAATAAGATTTGAAATGAAACATAATTCATATATCTTCTCAATCTATATACCTTAAAATGAAGACAAAAGATACAAACGGTGAAAATTtgtatattcaaaatttacataACGAAAtcgaaaagtaagaaaaaaaaaaccaaacaaaaggtCTTCTCTtctcccacagagagagagagagagaggcctCAAAAAAAAGATCCGAGAAAAGAAGGGGCGCGCGCGCGTGCGTGGCCAGCCACCGTAGATCTCTCGGATGTGGACGAGGATTGAGAGGAGGTGAGAGAATCAATCACCGCCGTCTTCTGACACTCAGTGGAGAGAGAAACAGGAGATCAAATCCCTCCCGACGCGACGCTGCGTATTGGAGACGCAAGCATCAGAGACCAAAGCAGATCTACAGAGAGGACAAGTGAAATTAAGATGGTGAAGCCATCCTTCCAAACACTCTTTGTGGAACACGTGTCGACATTCCAGCTTCCTCACCTCTTCACCTTCCTTCAGTTTCGACAGACACACCACGCAATCCtcagatcctcctcctcctccgtctccGTCGCACCGGTACGAGAAGAGCCTATTCAAGCTCAGCTGATCCGCGAGAACGATGATGTTGGCTAGCCCCGACGCTATAGAGACGTCGTCGACGGGGAGGTTAGGGTTCGAAGAATTGGCTGTGAGGCGGAGTAGAAAAGATCGGAGATGGTTGATGAATACGGCGAGGAGAGAGAGGAGCATAAGAGGGATTGAATCGGAAGAGACGTCACTTAGCTGACCTTGTAgccccatcttcttcttcttcttcctttgtctgtctctctctctctctttgtgttttctatatatagCTGTCTTTTGCTTAACCTATACACAttgtcttccttttttttattacatcacTAAAAAAGGGTCAATGGacctttctttttattttcatttttttttgtttgtctgattACATATTCACTAAAGGAAATTATTGATTTAGGatacttttctataaattatgatgattttaaaatagatatagATAAGGTAGAAAAATCATTCattgtattaatgtttttttatcgATTTtgttactgtaatgtttttatataaaaaaaaaaatcaaagatttttaaatataattgtgACCTGACctcctatttttttcttcttttttttaagtcaCTTTGATGGTCATATAATTAGATCAAAAATGAAGTTAGCAATAAATACCAAATCTGTTAGACACGTGATCTGGTATATTTACAAATCTAATTTTATACAGACCGACGtcacttctttctctctttcatatTCAGACACCCCCTTTGAGTTTCCGTCTGTGACCACATGATGTCTTcagttagttttattttatgttctgTCTATGACCATGTTAACTGATAAAAGTCGTAAGAACACAAATGGGTATGTTGTGCACCAcccaaaaataaagttttaacttttaataattgtagaaaaaatatttaagattaaTAAGCTAATAAGTAAATATCTGAGAACATGGCTTTTATTAActcaactaattttttttttcttttttttttttataaaatcatgaCGAAAGGTGTCTACTtcgtaaaacaaaaaaaggtaaaaaaacgCAAGTGTTCGCTATACGCTTAAaacattttgtgttatttaaAGATTCCAAGAAACATAAGATATTTAATTGAATGTTATTAGTCGGAAAGATTCATGGACACCGATAGGCGATAGCTGGAGTAGTGGAGTGCAGTTAACCTTATGGATGGGTGGTGTTTGATCTAAAGATTAGACGAAGGGGAccaaacttataatattttaagatgAACATTTTTTATTGACACCAATTTGTTGATCTGATGAAGATTTTGCACGATCCTCGCTAACTTGTTGTCTCACCACTacgtttcatattttatatgtttcGGACCCCCAATAATCATGTCAATTCTACAGTTTCCCTACCTTATCAAAAGTATTTAttccaatttttaaaacaagataGCAAGCAACTAAACTAAACAGCGGAACAAACAACATCAGAATgttcagaaaataataattaaaatttaccattttataatatttataaaatggtcaaaaaatcaaactacacattttcttttatatctaTCTTAATTTGAAAATTGTGAATTTGTATATCttcaaaactaatattttatatttatcaagTACAAATAGAAAtagttaaaactaaaaatggtATGAAATCACAGaatattattagaaatttaTAACAGCTACTtcaaaaactatgaaataaaacAAGTGAAAGTGCGCATCTAGTTTGAATCGAACATTAGTTAATGTAGTTAAGGATTGACATGATCACaatgaagaaaaacataaacaaaagagtGAAGGCAATATATAAGTAACATTAGTCATGTAGTATTAGAAAAATGGTAAACGGCGCTATCAACGTATTCATTCtgcaaaatataataattaagttttggggttttatatatttaaaaagagaaagtgGGAGAAAAGAAGTCTCTATTTCGCCGTCCAAAAGATCTGAGAATCCACCGACTGATAAAAAGAAAGGCACAAGTTGGAATTAAGTAAGTTGATTAACACACATTAGTTAAGCAACGACCAAAACCCCAaaccattatttatttttataatatggtTACGAAATGCcatagattttaaatattttaaaagacaCCAAAAAATGGCAGGCGTAAAAGTGATTGACGAAAAGGATGTATTGTCCTCTATATCATAATTAGCAAGAATTTGATTAATTGGTGATTACCAACTCCAATTAGATGACCATTGTGTGGTGACAAAACAAAGTATAGCAAAGACCAAAAAAGTATCTCTCGTTTATTCATATTTGGAAGAGGCAGGTAATCTAGATACCATTCATTTCAAGCATG
Coding sequences within:
- the LOC104740191 gene encoding uncharacterized protein LOC104740191 isoform X3, translated to MSTMPPQFPLEIRSALRWASSTVSFFRPVTTVAPPSFRHRTSLFPPPRCCFSSSSVKLPTKPSLCTADELHYVSVPNSDWRLALWRYLPPPQAPTRNHPLLLLSGVGTNAIGYDLSPGCSFARHMSTQGFETWILEVRGAGLSTRVSDLKDVEDSAHQLSNQMESTARAAAGKDDTCSDEKQATEIVDSAPASDVPVDVGEATTAWDESQLVSRLTSTFMRLSERLSGFLSEGQSVFMSAKLFDKIAMLVDDTQLYERFNDIRSKLLSLIESKQNSGLVSQIRELAQRLVNLFDDGQKSVSPPLIDLQERLTTTIEDFQKQLDLIVKYDWDFDHYLEEDVPAAIEYVRAQCKPKDGKLFAIGHSMGGILLYAMLSRCAFEGREPSVAAVATLASSVDYTTSDSALKLLIPLANPAEALSVPVVPLGALLAAAFPLSTRPPYVLSWLNDLISSTDMMHPEMLEKLVLNNFCTIPAKLLIQLTTAFREGGLRDRSGKFFYKDHLPGTSVPVLALAGDRDLICPPAAVENTVKLFPENLVTYKLLGEPEGPHYAHYDLVGGRLAVEQVYPCITEFLSHHDSA
- the LOC104740191 gene encoding uncharacterized protein LOC104740191 isoform X2, whose protein sequence is MSTMPPQFPLEIRSALRWASSTVSFFRPVTTVAPPSFRHRTSLFPPPRCCFSSSSVKLPTKPSLCTADELHYVSVPNSDWRLALWRYLPPPQAPTRNHPLLLLSGVGTNAIGYDLSPGCSFARHMSTQGFETWILEVRGAGLSTRVSDLKDVEDSAHQLSNQMESTARAAAGKDDTCSDEKQATEIVDSAPASDVPVDVGEATTAWDESQLVSRLTSTFMRLSERLSGFLSEGQSVFMSAKLFDKIAMLVDDTQLYERFNDIRSKLLSLIESKQNSGLVSQIRELAQRLVNLFDDGQKSVSPPLIDLQERLTTTIEDFQKQLDLIVKYDWDFDHYLEEDVPAAIEYVRAQCKPKDGKLFAIGHSMGGILLYAMLSRCAFEGREPSVAAVATLASSVDYTTSDSALKLLIPLANPAEALSVPVVPLGALLAAAFPLSTRPPYVLSWLNDLISSTDMMHPEMLEKLVLNNFCTIPAKLLIQLTTAFREGGLRDRSDTVKLFPENLVTYKLLGEPEGPHYAHYDLVGGRLAVEQVYPCITEFLSHHDSA
- the LOC104740194 gene encoding lipid phosphate phosphatase 2-like, whose amino-acid sequence is MPEIQLGAHTIRSHGVTVARFHMHDWLILLLLIVIEIVLNVIEPFHRFVGEDMLTDLRYPLQDNTIPFWAVPLIAVVLPFVVIVVYYFIRNDVYDLHHAVLGLLFSVLITGVITDAIKDAVGRPRPDFFWRCFPDGIGIFHNVTRDVLCTGNKDVVKEGHKSFPSGHTSWSFAGLGFLALYLSGKIRVFDQRGHVAKLCIVFLPLLVAALVGVSRVDDYWHHWQDVFGGSIIGLTVATFCYLQFFPPPYDPDGWGTHAYFQMLADSRNDVQNSAGMNHHSVRQTELENVYVDRDETSMDIPRSSNTRDTTRMLENL
- the LOC104740191 gene encoding uncharacterized protein LOC104740191 isoform X1: MSTMPPQFPLEIRSALRWASSTVSFFRPVTTVAPPSFRHRTSLFPPPRCCFSSSSVKLPTKPSLCTADELHYVSVPNSDWRLALWRYLPPPQAPTRNHPLLLLSGVGTNAIGYDLSPGCSFARHMSTQGFETWILEVRGAGLSTRVSDLKDVEDSAHQLSNQMESTARAAAGKDDTCSDEKQATEIVDSAPASDVPVDVGEATTAWDESQLVSRLTSTFMRLSERLSGFLSEGQSVFMSAKLFDKIAMLVDDTQLYERFNDIRSKLLSLIESKQNSGLVSQIRELAQRLVNLFDDGQKSVSPPLIDLQERLTTTIEDFQKQLDLIVKYDWDFDHYLEEDVPAAIEYVRAQCKPKDGKLFAIGHSMGGILLYAMLSRCAFEGREPSVAAVATLASSVDYTTSDSALKLLIPLANPAEALSVPVVPLGALLAAAFPLSTRPPYVLSWLNDLISSTDMMHPEMLEKLVLNNFCTIPAKLLIQLTTAFREGGLRDRSGKFFYKDHLPGTSVPVLALADTVKLFPENLVTYKLLGEPEGPHYAHYDLVGGRLAVEQVYPCITEFLSHHDSA
- the LOC104740195 gene encoding E3 ubiquitin-protein ligase RHA2A-like; the encoded protein is MGLQGQLSDVSSDSIPLMLLSLLAVFINHLRSFLLRLTANSSNPNLPVDDVSIASGLANIIVLADQLSLNRLFSYRCDGDGGGGGSEDCVVCLSKLKEGEEVRKLECRHVFHKECLEGWLHHLNFTCPLCRSALVSDACVSNTQRRVGRDLISCFSLH